In the genome of Epinephelus moara isolate mb chromosome 14, YSFRI_EMoa_1.0, whole genome shotgun sequence, the window GCCAGTTAAGTGACTGTAATTCAAGAAATTAGAGCGCAAATATccagttgattaattgatttgtaGACTGAATGAAAATTAGCAACTATTTTGACAGTCTATTACAAttaaggtatttttttttaatttaaatttcacAATCCACACTTCATTTCACAATTTCACAATTCTTTCATCATGAAATCCTgtgcttttttcccctccctttTCTTTGAAGGTAAAGtgacaaaatattcaaatacagataaaacatttgttatagGACCATGCCTTTAAAAACAGTCCTTGTGGTTCGATAAATTAACATATTTCAACCCATGAGAAAACGTattggtaaaaataaataaataaaatgaattgatagatagataaataaataagataagtAAATATTTGGCAAGaaggaaataaacaaattaaatagttgaaataaaataaacccttCACCCTCATAAAAGAAGGCAATAATACCAAGTCCCACTCATAGAATCAATCAAACAATAAAggtaattttttaagcaaacattcactttttctgtgttttatcattATAAATGGAATATTGATAGGTTTCGGACAGAAATAATTTGATCACCTCAAACTGGGAAAATTGTAACAACATTATTTTGATAAATTTAATAGAAAAAATGATTGATAAAATATAATTATCAGCTTAATGGACTATAAAAATAAGCATTTGCATTTAGATGAAATAACATTTGATTAGAATGGGCTGACTTATGAATGAATTATTTCACCATTTCATGGTTATGTTTAATAATGTCTGTCTGTATGCATTTATCTGATTCCTTATTTTACAATATATTATTTACTTAGACTTGtacataaatacaataaatatacaaGCTTTACAGAAACAAACTTTAATGTACAAGCTTACAAAGTAAGATGGCGGGTTTAAAACTacctttaaacacatttatagAGCTTCATTACAAAGTCATGTGTGGGACGCTTATGGGGGCGTGGCATTGCCGGATTGTTGTTGTCGACGTAGCGTGTGACGTAGGCAGGAGAGTAACGGGCGGATATTTTCAAAATGGAAGAAATGGCAAAGTTTTGGAGGGGAACGCAAGAACAACATTCATCTGCCCTCTGAGTCCTCCGGTACCGACTATCGATGCACTCAGCCGATCGAGGAATAATTTTTGAAACTTGCAGGCGTCTGCATGTGAAAACCAGACACGATGAGTGTTTCAATCGGCGATAAAATTGAGGTGAGTATTTATGTTAGGCTAACGCCCACATGCTAACTTCAGACTCTGCTCTGTTTGGTAACGTTAGCTGAAGTTAAGGTTGGGGATAGCTATCAAATAGCTGGTTAGTCGTGAGTCAGGCGGTGTTTGTCGCTATAGATTAACATTTAAACTGTGAAGAAATAAgttaatattatatatttaactGAATGTGTCAAACGTTTAACTTTCTGCTAACGTAGTGCAAGCTAACGCCATTTAATTAAATAACGATAGCGTTAgctttttagcatttttatcACGTTTGTTTATGTCCCGAAAGTGCCCGTGGTTTATTTTAACTTCCCTTATCACTCTAatgtcatcattatcatcatcttaGTGTTGTCGCTGTTATCAACGTCATGTTGCAGCCtcagtgcctgtgtgtgtaaccTTACCCCGACTCTCCTCTCGGGACAAACACTGTTGTTTCACCTCAGTGCATTAGTTCAACATGCTGCTTGGAAACGGCAACAAGTGGTGCTCGTTAGCGGGAAGAGAGCCGGGATAATTAAAGGTTTTGGTTGGCCATATGACGGCGTCAGGTGTTGGTGGCTTGTTTGACAGTTAACGTTTGCTGTGGGAGGATTTCTCCGATGCGAAGTCGTTAGATGCGGGATTGTTGTGTGTTGCTGTACATCACAGCATGGCGCAGGCAGTGTTTGATCAAGTTATTAACTATTTCTTCCTAAACCACTCTGCTGACACACAAGCCAGCTGCGATGAGGAGAAATGTGTATCTTATGCTCAGGAGGTCAGGATTGAGGTATTGTTCTTTTAAAGATCCTGTCTGTCACGGGATCAAAACATAGTTATATGTCTCTGCAGATCCATCTTTGCAAATctcaatgtttgtttttctgtcttctcATACAGGATTTTAAGGTCCTCACCCTCCTTGGCAAAGGCTCCTTTGCATGTGTTTACAGGGCAAAATCAGTCAAGACTGGTCTGGAGGTTGCGATCAAAACGGTAAGAATCCCACAATTCATGTCTTTGTCAGTGATATGAGACAATTATGGCATGCTTCACCTGTAAATAGACTGTTAATCATAGCCCAAGCTGTTGCTAGTGACAGTTGAAGTGTAAACTGGAACTGTTTGGATCATTAGACCTTAGTTGCCTCCCAAGGGTACCTTGTGGTCCCTTGACTCCCTACCAATGAGGTCTCAATGGTTCACTGTCTTTATGGGTGACAGATTGACTATTAGCCAACAGACCAAACCACCAAGCTGCATTGCACGTTAATCCGATAAGTGTTGAGTGTATAATTATCTCTGTTGTTCTCATTTGCAGATTGACAAAAAAGCAATGCACAAAGCTGGTATGGTCCAGCGTGTGACAAACGAGGTGGAGATTCAGTGCCGATTGAAACATCCCTCCATACTTGAGGTAACGTTGGTCAGACACAACTAATTTCTTGTCATGGAGTAGTGTGGCTTATAATTACTCTACATAAAGTCTACCGTGGCTCTCATATATTTGTTCTGATTTAGATTTTCTGTATAACATTAATGGTTGAAATACACTTTAAGTAGAAACAAAACTTTACAATGTGCCAGATTTgcagacaaagacaaacagcacTAGTAGTGGTTATTCAGTCCAATTGtttttgcaaaatgaaaaacaccCTACAATTTCAGAAATCTGTGTATGTTGGCTGTGTTCGAGTCTGTGTATATGAGCTTTGTGCTATGGTTGTCACGGTTACCTTACCCACTGTAATTACTTTAAGTGTTAGCGTCACTCTTCAGTATGTCTTTGAAGATTAACTAGGAGAGCGGGATCTTTTGCTTTGTCTAGATACTGAATTTGATGCCACTTTTTTTTGACCACAGCAATGTGATCATTGTAGACAAGAGTTTGATCATTTCATCAAGTTCAGTTGTGTTCTAGATTTTGTTGCACTCATATTTTTGTGTCCTCTCACTTTGGCATGATAATAAATACTGTATTatatgtcatgtttttattcaaGCTTTACAATTACTTTGAGGACAGCAACTATGTGTACTTGGTGTTGGAGATGTGCCACAATGGAGAGATGAGTCGGTACCTTAAAGAGCGGAAGATGCCTTTCTCTGAGGATGAAGGTCAGGCAGAactattttactttgaaaataaaatttgaatgaTGTTGCAGTAAATATTTTACTGAGGTTTAGTTTGGTGAGCTGCctgcctttaaaaaatgttattttttgttttgttccacAGCAAGACATTTCATGCATCAAATAGTGAAAGGAATGCTGTATTTACATACCCACGGCATCTTGCATCGAGATCTAACCTTGTCAAATCTTTTGCTGACAAGCAGCATGAACATAAAGATAGCAGACTTTGGCCTGGCCACTCAGCTCAAACTCCCAAATGAAAAGCACTTCACAATGTGTGGGACACCCAATTACATCTCCCCAGAGGTGGCCACTCGCAGCGCTCATGGTCTTGAATCAGATGTGTGGTCACTGGGGTGCATGTTCTACGCTTTCCTGATGGGCCGTCCTCCATTCGACACGGACACAGTCAAGCACACTCTGTCTAAAGTGGTTCTTGGGGATTATGAGATGCCCAGCCATGTTTCTCTAGAGGCGCAGGACCTGATccatcagctgctgcagagggacCCCGCCCAGCGGCCCAGCCTCTCTGCAGTGCTGGACCACCCGTTTATGACCCAAAGCCTGCTGGTCAGGACCAAGGAGCTGGGGTTGGGGGATGAGGGATCCATTGACAGTGGCATTGCTACCATCTCCACAGCCTGCACCTCCTCCATCTCAGCCAGCGGCAGCAGCCGCCTCCAGAGAAGAACCAAGCACATGATTGGCTCTGCTCTACCTAACAGGATGGCGCCTATTCCGAGTCTTCCACGCCAACCCAACAGCGCCTGTTTTGAGGACGGAGaccagtggcagcagcagcaccctGCAGACAGATTTCACAGAGAGGGCAGGAGCAGGGGGGTTCATGGTGGAGACAGCGGGCAGCCTCATTCTCGCTACCTGAGGAGGGCTCACTCTTCAGATCGCTCCAGCTCTTCTGCATCAGGCCAGGGGTCGAGTCATGCTGAGCTGGGGAGATGCCACTCAGAGGAGACTCTGACAAGTTTAGGTAGACCAGTCTTCCCTATGTCCTCTACTCAGCACCCATTTACAGAGCACGGAAGGCTCCCCTCTCCCCCCGTCAAACAGTCAGCAAAGTAAGTCTCTATTTATGATCTTCagttatttgtttattcattttttatttttaacaaatttaTTGAGACTAACAGATTGCACTTTCTGTTTCAGTTCTGGGTATATGTTGTCCACGCAGACTGCACATCCACCAAACTTGCAATTTCAAGATCTGGAGGGAGTCACTAATTGGCTCAATAACGAGGGTAAATctgatgtttagttttttgaTTATCTGTGCATATGAGAGATTTCAACAGCTATCATTCAGCTTATGTTCTCACTTAGGGCAACTTTTAGTTAGTTCAGTAGCTTGATTTGGGGCTGACATGCCCTTGAATGAAATTATCTGTTGTTATTAGTTGATTCACCCTTAGATACAGAGGCTAGTATAGGCTCCAGCCGCACTTGTGAGACCGAATGTTAAAACCATCCTGTTAAAACCAGATCTTTACAAATGTTGTCTATTCTTTCTCAGCCTCTGGGCAGAAGCCCGCGGACAGCAGCactcacagcagcagtggcagcttccacagcagcagaggacCTTTGGGGGTTCATAATTCCTGGACAGACATGCCCATGGGCCGAAATGTGAACCCCCACCACAACCAGCACCACATGCACCATAACCTTCCCTCCAACTGTGACTCGTACAGGGAAAACATACCTGGAGCAGAGTTCCAGCCTCCTCACGGCAGAGAATTAAAGCCTCCTTCAGTCAAACCCGGTGTGGATAAAGAGAAGAAAACGCTGAGGGACATAGTTCCTCCCCTGTGTGCGTCCAGACTGAAGCCAATCAGACAGAAGACCAAAAATGCTGTTGTAAGATAATACACTCTTTTTTAATTGATCTGTTACTGTTCACTATGTGAGCTGTTACaataattgtctttttttatttcttgtgcTTCCTGCAGGTGAGCGTGCTGGACACAGGTGAAGTGTGCATGGAGTTGTTAAAATGCCAGAATGGTCAAGAGAGGGTTAAAGAAGTCCTTAGGATTTCCTGTGATGGTTTGATGGTGAGTTCACTTAAGTGTTCCATATGTGACTGGTAGGGGGTGGTATAACAACATAACATGTCACTAGGCTGGTGGCATGAAATAATATGAAGCTTAATATTATCATCTGTTGTAGGTGACGATATACCAGCCTAATGGTGGAAAGGGTTTTCCTGTCCTGGActgtcctcctgctcctccagaAGATATTCTGATTTGTAGCTACGAGGACCTTCCAGGTATTCAGATGGACGCATCACACCCAGTGACATCAGCTTGTCTAAGATTAGAAATTGGACTTAATtgattaatttgtgtttttgtcacagaAAAGTACTGGAAGAAGTACCAGTACGCCTCCAAGTTTGTGCAGCTCGTGAAATCCAAGACTCCAAAAGTGACTCTCTACACCAAGTACGCCAAGGTGATGCTGATGGAGAACTCTCCCAATGCAGATCTGGAGGTTTGCTTTTATGATGGTGAGTCTAAACATGTGAGGGAGAAGCTGCACTGGCGTTTTTTTGTCtgatagggctgcaactaacggtGTAACCCTTCATAAACACTTGTGTTGTACAGGAGCAAAGACCCACAAGACGTCAGAGCTGGTGCGAGTGGTTGAGAAAAGCGGGAAGTCGTACACGGTGAAGGGCGAGGTGGGGCTGAGCGGCCTGAGCCCAGAGAGCAGGCTATATGTGGAGCTGTCTGATGAAGGCCACAGCATGTGTTTGTCCCTGGAGGCCGCCATCACAGCAGAGGAGCAGCGCAGCACCAAGAACGTCCCTTTCTTCCCCGTCACTATCGGCAGGTGAGATGCTCacatttttatatattcttGGTTTAATGTCACCACttgtggctaatgttagctttgtgTATGTCACCGCTCCTAGGAGACCTGCCAACCCAGACACGCTGTGCTCATCATCCCTGCCCTCCCAGCCGGTTCCTCCTGAAATAGCTTCACCTCCTCAGCCTCCACAGATCACTCCTTCAGTGAGTGTCTCACAGCCCTATACTTCAGGATGTATGAACAGATGTTTAGAGGCTCTCACTGCTAGACTatgatttttattaatttacatttttatgtccAGATGATCTCCTACGATGGGTCTGACTTCACCACAGCCAGTCTGAGTAAGAAAAGCTCCCCGCTGCGTCAGGAAACAGGGAAAGTGGTGAAGTCGATATTTGTACCCAATGTTGGATGGGCCTCCCAGGTAACTGAAGAATAAATTAACCTAATATTCTATAATCAGCAAAGGAATTGTCTTTGTGATTAAATCTATGTTTGTATCTGCAGCTGACGAATGGAGAGGTGTGGGTGCAGTTTAACGACGGGTCTCAGCTGGTGGTTCAGGCGGGAGTTTCCTGCATCACCTACACGTCTCCAGAGGGGAGGATCACCAGGTACAACACACTTTCTGTCACCTTAAGGACTTGTGTGTTCATTAGCTTTGTTACTAAAGGAATTtttcactcacaaaatgaccatttatacaGTAATTGCTGTACCCCGTGTTGTGTTGAATTCGTTAAGACGTTGTTTTTCTCGCATATCTCAATGATGCAGTCTTCACAGCTCCAaattttagtaccagatctgtgtgctaggtatccCAAAAGAAGGGGTACCAAAATTGGGGACGGTACgaaatggttccattggtaccatccacaacttttcacaatggaaacggaaaaaaagcgtaccgaactgaactgtaccacaccgtactgctcagtggaaacggggctattggtatacaaatggtcattttggaggTGAAGCATTCTTTAAGGCAGTGGCAGCTCTCACTAATGTCCGTCTCCTCCGCAGGTAtaaagaaaacgaaaagttgcCTGAACACGTCAAGGAGAAGCTTCACTGTCTCTCCACCATCCTGGGACTGCTGGCCAACCCGACAGCACACCATCTACAACCTCATGAACACTTGGTGGTTTGAAGAAACAAACACCCAGCACCCTAGAGGCCTGGCAGAGAGCAGAAAGTAGCATTAGAAACCTTTGTACCCTCTTTTGTCTGGCGTTCTTGTAAATatgtgggcttttttttttttacatgtacagAAGACTAAAATTAtgagaatatatatttttattttaataagcAACCATTTTGTCTCAATTAGCCTTGTTGGAAAAAAGTTTGTCATGATATGTGTGTCTTGGTTTTTTACTGTGTCTCCAATTCTATGAAATGTGCGATTCATAAACGCTGAGTCAATAAACACCTGGAGGCTGGGTGGAGAAATGCTGCACTCTGTTTTGCAGTCTTCTCTTTGCactcatgaagcattttttgATGGAAGAAATTAAAGTATTTAATAATGATCTGAAGGGATCAACTGAATGGACTGTGCAGAATTAAGAAACATTTTTCGGCTTGAAGTCTCATGTGACAGGTCTAAGATGTGATACTGAAGAGACAGCATGCACCCACAAACAATCAGACAACCAAAGCTGAATCAAACAGAGCCCGGTAAGGTTTCACATGTTTATTTCGCCCTGTTGTTTTGgccatttaattaaaaaaaggtcaCAAAATTGTGGATTCCTCTCAATTACAGAACTGATACAAAACAACATACTGTACGGATGTAAGCCTAGGCATATATACACGTACTGTACAAGACACCCAAGAAGTAAACATTCAGGTGGAAACTGGGAGCATGATGACACCGTCTGGGTTGCAGAAATGACCAAGGGTAGGATTAACCATTTATTTCCCATTTAGAAGCACGATAAGGAACACAACATAGGACACACGATATAGTGGTGTACACAGTATCAGTCTTTCCAGCTTTAACATGGACGCGCCTAAAACTTTGCCCCTTTTTCCTAGATGAGGAGTCGGGTTATAAGGATGTGAAAGCTCCCTTTGAACCTGCTGCCATACCTTTACATTCTTAATTCACTGTTACTTGTTGGAGATTGAGGAAATATTCCCACAATATAATGTGTCTAGTGAGGACAAACTTTCAGAGCATCACTGGTGTTCTCTTGTCCCAGAGAGATGCTGGTGAGATGGCTGCGCTGACACTATTATTTACGATCACATGGCGAGCAAAAGGACAGTCAGTTCCCTTGGATACTGATGGAGGAAATAAAACAGCTAGGAGGAGCTCTCTGGGACAAGAGGAGAAGCAGGCTCAgaggaatgcaaaaaaaaaaatctagatgCTAGAGGGAGACAACAGCATCAAGCACAAGCTCATCCATCCCTTTGACACCACCTGTACAACCACACCCAGCGTTTTTTTACTACACCTCGAGTAAATATCCACCGTTTGTTCAAAAACATCCACCGTGCTTTCACTTCatttatataaaacattttttccccataaaatctcaataaaataaagttgCTCTTAGTAGATATCAGGACAAAGATATTAACAAAATTGGAGTAAAAAAATCTCACAGTGAACACTGGGAACAAGAGCTGGACCATCTCCCCCCCCGCCCCTCCACTTCCCCTCCAAATGATTTTAACATGTGACACAAATACAGCAGCTGGAACAGAAGACAGGTCGGAGAATTTAAGCAATCGAACCAACTGGTTTCTTTATCTACATTTTGTCAAGAAAGTGCTGTCAGAGTTGAATCTAATATCATAATGCTGAACAAATTCCTCAATTTTCTGGAGCCGTTTTCATTTCAAGGTATCAAAAATAATTCATACCCAATTCATGGGtactcaaacacacattttacctttaaatttaGGGGAATAACTGATTTTCCGATTAACAATTCTCTGATTGACACAGCAGCCCCAAGTCTGTTGATAGGTCAAGTTGGCCTCAGGAGAGTAGTTTGCTCACATTACAGACACAAGCGTTGAAGACACGTTTTTTTAAGGAGATTACAAACCCATGAAGTGACGAGAGAAATCTCACTAGATCCCTCTGgaattctgagaaaaaaaataaaaatcatggaATTCTCTGAAAACATCCACAAACACGAAAAGGAATGTGATCCTCGTCTTCCTGCACCGGAGCGACTCAAACTGGGACTCTAACAAGGACGCAGCTTGTTTGTTGAACACCTAACACCTTCCGTCTGACATACAGTAAAACACACCTTAGAAACATTggtgcaaaaataaaagaaacttgGTCACATGGTCATGGAGATctgctttcttctttttaacctttatctttCTGCAGGCGTCCTTCCTACACTTAACTTTGATGGCACTCGGAAAAGTAAACGGCTTACCTGTTTGTTCAAACTAACAAAACCCCCAAAACTATCTTGTCGTTCATGTTCGGACTCTTTACGTCCTCTGCCGTCAGTTGGCCACAGTCACATAGCAGCCCGGGATCTGTGGAGTAGTGTTCAAATGCCCAGCCACCTTTTCTCCCCCTCACTTTGTGCAGAGGAGTCAGTGGTATTGACCAgaatacagacacacatcaccGGCACGGCCCGTTGCAATGTAAACGtaccggtgtgtgtgtgtgcgtgttttgtgtttgtgagatACAAGGGATCATACATTGCACGTCTAGTGGCACATCTTTCTCCAGTCCTGATTCAGCCATTCCCCGTTAGCTACCTCGTCTGGACCCTTTCATTACAGAGAACTCAcacaagagagaaaaataaaaatcagctaTTAGGCAAAAGTTCCCAAAAGTTCACATTACAGTACTGTTAAGTCTCATTAGACAAAACGAAAAATACAAaaaggcagagagaaaaaagctTACACTCAATCACCATCATTTTCAATATCTATAtaggaaaatgtttttgattagatatattatcatcattaacatcataattattatgattattattcattattattgtcACCATTGTCatccgttttgtttttttgttcaggGATCAAACGGAGAGGGGGATCAGTCACTGGGAGGAAGCCTTGGTAGCTATCGTGGAGACACAGTGCTGCTGGAAGTTGGGGGACATGGCCGAGTTGCAGCCCAGTCTCTGACGGGGGCCCTTCAGCCCTCCGTCGCCCTCTACGATCCAGGGGCTTCCGCTGGCCTCCTTTCCCAGCATGCTGCAGCAGCCGGGGGCCGGTGGGGCAGCGTTGGGTACCGTGGTGCTCACTGGCAGGCCTTTGGGCTGCTCGCTGGCAGGAGCGAAATCCGGGTTGTGGGTCTGAAGCACGCTGGTGATGTGGTTCAGGAGGTCGTTGAAAAACTCTGGGACGCCCTCATAACCTGAGAATATAAGGGGACGACAGTCAGCTCAGCTAATTCAGCTTTTGAACATATTCCAAATGTTTACAGGGTTTTACTCATGTTTAAATACAATAGCTGTTCTTTAATGACTGAAGGACAGTAGGCAGCAAAAAGATGTATGCAGTGTTTCAGAGATCTGGAACCAGTCTGTATATTTACAACAAACTCAACTTAAATGTCTTTTGTTTCAGGTTTAAAGGGTAACTCCGATATTTTTCAGCCTATGTTCCCATGGTTTTGCTTCTAAGTGACCAATGGAAAccacaatttttgaaattggtccagtattgaggaaactgctgcagccggcagccatGAAATAGGCTGCAATGTCaccactcagggcatgtttGCACCGTCAATTCACttccactgaaagtgtttgttttgccactgacaggctcaaattattatttcaagTCTCTGACAATTTCTAAAAAGgattcctacagagatagactttTGTTAAAAAGTAGGATCCATTTTgcttaaccagaaacagccctgaaatcgccTTCATCaatcccaccagactccatttaaataaacagtaattttagtgtgtataaagccagcatattttcacatctaactgggtgaattaagggtttatttcaaccaaatcagAGATGGTGATTGTTGGACGAGTGGAAAGCTGAACCAAGACGGCTTttctgaattttattttgtttctgtcagctgtgaatgaggtgtgttttttgatgatatacttactgtttatttaaatggggtCTGGTGGCCTTGGTGATAGTGATTTTGGGACcgttcctttttgtttaacaaaatggatcttactctttaaccgAAAAGTGTATCTATGAAGGTTTCCTTTAcacaatgttgtcagacacttaaaataacaatcggAACCTGTCACtggaaaaaacaagcacttttagtggacttGAATGCCCccagtggttacactgcaggcTGTTTCACTGCTGTGGTCCATTGTTTTTCCCCTTCATACACTTACAcacgaaaaaaagaaaagaaaatagggtccaggttaaaaagtACCGAAGTTACCCTTCACTTATAAAAAAGGGTCCTGTTAACACAGTGACTAAGACCTGGTCCATGTCTCAACAAACATTTGA includes:
- the plk4 gene encoding serine/threonine-protein kinase PLK4; protein product: MSVSIGDKIEDFKVLTLLGKGSFACVYRAKSVKTGLEVAIKTIDKKAMHKAGMVQRVTNEVEIQCRLKHPSILELYNYFEDSNYVYLVLEMCHNGEMSRYLKERKMPFSEDEARHFMHQIVKGMLYLHTHGILHRDLTLSNLLLTSSMNIKIADFGLATQLKLPNEKHFTMCGTPNYISPEVATRSAHGLESDVWSLGCMFYAFLMGRPPFDTDTVKHTLSKVVLGDYEMPSHVSLEAQDLIHQLLQRDPAQRPSLSAVLDHPFMTQSLLVRTKELGLGDEGSIDSGIATISTACTSSISASGSSRLQRRTKHMIGSALPNRMAPIPSLPRQPNSACFEDGDQWQQQHPADRFHREGRSRGVHGGDSGQPHSRYLRRAHSSDRSSSSASGQGSSHAELGRCHSEETLTSLGRPVFPMSSTQHPFTEHGRLPSPPVKQSANSGYMLSTQTAHPPNLQFQDLEGVTNWLNNEASGQKPADSSTHSSSGSFHSSRGPLGVHNSWTDMPMGRNVNPHHNQHHMHHNLPSNCDSYRENIPGAEFQPPHGRELKPPSVKPGVDKEKKTLRDIVPPLCASRLKPIRQKTKNAVVSVLDTGEVCMELLKCQNGQERVKEVLRISCDGLMVTIYQPNGGKGFPVLDCPPAPPEDILICSYEDLPEKYWKKYQYASKFVQLVKSKTPKVTLYTKYAKVMLMENSPNADLEVCFYDGAKTHKTSELVRVVEKSGKSYTVKGEVGLSGLSPESRLYVELSDEGHSMCLSLEAAITAEEQRSTKNVPFFPVTIGRRPANPDTLCSSSLPSQPVPPEIASPPQPPQITPSMISYDGSDFTTASLSKKSSPLRQETGKVVKSIFVPNVGWASQLTNGEVWVQFNDGSQLVVQAGVSCITYTSPEGRITRYKENEKLPEHVKEKLHCLSTILGLLANPTAHHLQPHEHLVV